AACACTTCTGAAGCAACCCCAGAATCACATAAACGTGAGGGTTAAAGAAGGTCATATGTACCAAGCATGGGTTGGAGGAACAGAATGGGTTTGTTAATTTTACCCTAAATAAAAGGCTCTTGTGGGGAACAGCTCTGCCATCAGTACACATGGGCAGATGTTTCCGTATCCAGCCATTCCCAGATTTACTGACAAGGCCTTTGCCACAGCTTCCCTGCTGATGAGATTTCCCTCTGCTCCCAGATGGGAGAATCAGACCTCTCATTTGGATCAGGGATGGCTCATGAGGTTTGGCCCAACCAGCAGAACCAGCTCCCTGGATCCCAGAATAAACCAGACACCAATGGTACCACGGGCTCTGTGCCCAGGGAGAAGTCAGGTCCAGCGTGGGAAGACAAGGGGCTGCTACCTTTTGGAGTGAAAAAATGAGGCCCTTTACACTGTATTATAACAAAATGCCTTTTTGTAAAGCCAGGAGAAACGGCTGTGCTGTGCTGCCTGAAGCATGCAGGAAAATCCCTCCCACACACAATGGATTCACCCAGTACTCCCCTCCACTACCCGTTTTGACCCTCATAACAGCAGCGGGGGTGCAGATTGATGTTATCACCATTtatcagatgaggaaaccaaggtctGATGGGTAACGATTTGTGCATGGTGACACAGGACTCGGTGAAGAGCCTAGCCAGCTGACAGTCAGCCGGCTGCTGCTCTCCCTCACATTATCGCTCAAGTGCACAGCTACGCCCTTCCTCCACCATTATTAATACTCACAGTGCAGACAGAGCTCCCCAGACCTGTGCAGTATTCTGTGCAAAAACATGTGGAATGTGAGCAATGGCTGAACAGCAGCTTGCAAGGCACATGTGATCACCAGGAACACTCCCACTCCTGCCTGTCCTCACTCACACGGCACTGTGCAAGCAGCAGGTTCTCAGAAGGCCACTGTCCTGCATGTTACAATGAGTGGCCAACTTTCATAGAAGAGCAAATGGTGGCCCTGACTGCAAGGTGCAGCATGCGGCCCCCATATGCCAAGGGGCAGTTGCTATCTTCCAGCAGAGGGAGAAGCCCCAGCTCTGCTCCCTGCCTACACCCTGCTTCCTGTGCTTCACACGGCCTGCCTTGTTATCTCTGATTCTGAGCTGTGCTGACCGAGAGGGTTCATCCTCTCCAAGACTTGACTCCCAGGCATGGGTGGAGAGCTGAACCTCAATGCAGTCTTCTCCCACTCTGAAGCCTGTCTACCCACCCAGTTAAAGGTGGCTTTCTCATCCCTCCACACACTCCAGTTTCAGCCTCTGTCTCCGAGCCGGAGTGTACAGGGCAGAGGTAGAAAGCGGCACGAGAGTCAGAGAACGAAAGCACCTAGAAAAGAACAGAGGAGCTCAAGCTCATTTGATCAAAATGTTTTAATGCTTTAATTTCAGCATTCTCCAGAGTTCACAGAAAAGAGTGGTGCAAGCCCAAAAAGCAAAACCAGGAGCTCACAGTCACATGCCTCCCGCTGTAGGCAGTGGGAATGCCACCCGAATATGCCCCCACTGTCCCCACTCAGGAAGAGGAAAGCCAAGCACAGTCCTCATCACAGTCAGTCTAGCCTCATGGGGGAAAACAGACGTACACGCTTCCTTCCCTAGCATACTAGGGAAGGGGAAAGCTTTTGGGCTTCGGCCCCTTGGTTGGGAAACCCTTCCTAAGAGCACTGAGGCATACTCTGGCCCGGTACACTAGCTAGGACTTAACACACTCTGATGCTCAGGGCCTTGCAGCATCTGACACCAGAAGGCACCCTCAAAGTTTTGTTTCCAACACTATTTCATCTACTCCCAGATCCAGCCGAGTGAGGtcggctgcacaggaagcatttAACCACCGGGAAAGCAAAAGTGCTGCAGCAGTGAATCTGTGGTGGAGTGAGGGAACTCCTGAGATTGGGAACCAGCGTGCTGGTAGGGAGGGTCACACAGGAGGTTATAAACCTCTGACCCAGAACCCAGTCAAACCTAAGCCTGTGGATTCCCCAGGATGAAATCACCAGGACTTCCTTCCTATTATCAGTCCTCCTTCAGTGAGTGGAGGATTCTTTTAGCAGACGGGATTTCAATCAATGTTGTGGTCATTATTTGTACTGTTTTCCTAGTGCCTCTTTTCCCTTTTGTTTGCAAAAGTCAATCTCACCCCATACAGATGTTAACAGATATCCACACATTCAGGTAGCGCCTCAGAGGTCAGGAAGCGTTACCATGAAGGACTCATCTTCAGGGACCGTTTCTTTACTGCCTGCTGAATACGGACCGTAGGCTCAGATGCCCAAAGCACCCGGGATACAGGTCTACACGGCAACCCAATGCCACACtggcttaaaaagaaaacagtccaTTTTCAAGCTGTTCTTATCAACTTTAAAGCTTTTTTGTGCTtctcatttaaaatgattttcctcCCCTCCTTaacttcccattttatttcacCATCTCTTCAAAACTGTCTCCCAGAAAGACTGAAAATTTGCCTGCTGGGTATGCAGAAAATTATGCAGATGTGAAATCAATGGAGAGACAGCGTTGGAGTTTATGTCTGAGCATGCTGCCAATATAATCTTCCCATCCAGGCTTTTtacacagggtttcactctgtcacgcaggccagggtgcagtggggtgattacagctcactgaatcccggcctcccaaagtgctgggattacaggcatgtgccatcacatccggctaacttttttgttgctgttggttTGTgtctgtagagatgggtcttactgtgttttccaggttggtctcaaacaacTGGCCTCAACTGACTGTCCTGCTCTGGCTTTCCAAGGTCCTGGgagcacaggcatgagccaccgtgcccggcccatatcCAGATATTCTACGTTTggccaaaaatagaaaattctgttataaaaaataaagttactatGGCAATGTTTTCCCAACATAGTTCCCAGTATATAAATTcgtttttcttaaaatgatacCAAGGTAGCTGAACACCACCAGTGATAACCAAATGCCACTCAACTTCCTAAAACTACGCCTGACTCTCCCTCGCCGCTCAGCTCTTGTAATGGTGTTCCACTTTTAACAACTatcaaaataagattttttaaaaacgtaTTAGGACTACATAATTCAACTAAAAGTGTTCCATGCAACTGTGGTTGAACTATTCAGATTCCAGACTTCTGCCGAGAGCAATCCAAACAGCAGACTCCCAAAATGGCCTCCGGAGTGGCACTAAACAGGCCAAGCTGAAATTCTGGGAGACCTAAGGGATCTTACCCAGAACCATATTTTGGAAAACTATGATCAATCAATTTTTTGACAATGAAAGAAAGTAACTTTCCAGAGTATGTGTTAATTATATCTCTATAAAGCTTTAAAAAGTTAACAGCTATTTAACTCTTGTTCATCAAAAACGAGGCCCTCAAGCTAATTAAATGATGGGAAAGTTGCAGAGGAGTGATTAATTTTGGAGGCGTTCTGGGAACCTGCACACAGGGTGCAGCAGTCATCGTCATTAGAACAACAGGCTCTCAGCTCTACTGAAAAGGCTGATGAGAGCAGCGTCTCCAGCTGGTCTGTAACGTGCCACGGAATGCACGTTCATCTACTCCAGGCTGTGGCCAACTGTGAAGAATCCTGAAATTCTCATTTCTGCTCATGCTGATAAACTTATCATCTAGTACTTGTTATTCAATTAATTATAAAAGTATTCAGATATATCctgcaaataaatatattacattccTGGAGCCACACAGTTCCACCACCATAAAAGAgtacatataaattaaattaaccTAGATTTCTTAACCATTTTCTCAGCTTGTTTGCCCACCCTAAATGAAGTCCaaattatatccaaaatatatttaaatattccaaAGGTATATCAAACCTAAgatatcaaaaaaatgtaaacaaaatttaTCTAGCTTTTATTTACGAAccatatttttaggtttttaattcACCCTGTCCTGAccctctgggaaaaaaaaaaaaaaaaaagcctaaccAATTTATATTTAGACTGAAGCTGATCTGGATTTTAAAGTGGTTCCTTGAAGACAACTGCCAATTACTAAAACCAGTGTTACTGAAACTCGTGGCTTACTGCATCATTCAGTTTAAAAGACCAAACTATTTCCTTTCGGCTCTTCCAGCAAAGCTCTTTCCGAGCTATCCTAAGTAAACGTGCTGAACTGCAGACCCTGCAGTTGTGCTCGGCGCAGAACCAAGGCTGGGTATCCAGTGGCCTCATGACTTCCCTGCAACTGTGTAACATCCCCAATTCCTCGCTGTTCAGTCCAGTTGGCTGAAAAGGATGGATGGAAACTGGAGTGTAAAgtagagaagcagaaagagaaacagagaatgattctcaaaagaaaatcaaagaatcCATTCATCACAGTGTCATCCTCATACTCCACAGTCAGACTGCTTCTCCTGAAGCTGCCTTGTTAGTATCTGATACGAAGACAGAACAGCCACTCCAATGTGGAAAAGGATTTGCCAAAGGTTCCTCAGCCCGTGCAGGTACACGTTGCCCAGGCAAATAAAGAGTAGCAGCAGCACCACCTTCATAGTCCTGGCTGGACTGTAGAACAGGTACAAATAACACTGAAATGAGACCAGAAGAGGAATTCCAATCAGAGATAAAATGGCCACTAGATAACATGCAAAATTCACCTCCCACAGCTTCCATGAAGAGGGTCATTTCTCTCACACTAGCGGATTAAATTGAATTCATTACCATGAAGCGTGAACCCACTGGTTAGGCTGTTGCTAATCACGGGATGAAAGTGACGATTTGGAAGATTAAAGGAAAGTGAAATAGATGTCACCAGAAGAAGCAGTGCATGGCACACCTGAAagaagttcaagaacagaaaTGCCCAGGCCACTGTAAAGAAGGAAGCGCTGCAGATAAGCCACAGGCAGCCAAGCCAGGGGCCCTAACAGGACTGACTGGCCTCCCAGGGAAGTTTCCCTTCACGGAGCCATGACGGGCAGGCAAGCTGGTGAGAGGAAGCCATGCCTTTACTGTTTTGGTTTCTCCTGAGCCATGACTACACCGAGTCCCCAGTCTTCCCTTGGGCAGCCTCCTTATCATGTCTTCCACAGCATCTCCAAGTCGGGGAAAGGTCTCACAGCAGGAGAAGGACTGGTATTTTGTATATGACTATCACACATAAAAGGGGCCATTCTTGTTCTGCAGAAGGTGGAAACAGCATTTTGGTTCAATGTTGTtcgtttttctgtttgtttttttttttaaaaaggacattcgCTGAACATGGATCAATCCAACAAAGGTTCAGCCTACAGAGGGAGGGAGTGAGCCCTCCACGGAAGGAGCTCTCCACCTAGGAGCACATCTGAAGGAGTCAGGTGGAACTGTGCAATCCTGCAGTCCTCAAACACTGCTCCAGGAAACTGCCACTGGCTATGCCCATGGTCTCGGAGACTTGTTTTCTAAAAAATGAGTGCATTTTCATGGgttgaaaatttctttttgtacAATCAGGTAatgcttttcctctttcttttagacaatgtcttgctctcttgcccaggctggaatgcagtggcgttgatctcagctcactgcaacctctgaatccctggttcaagcaattctcatgcctcagcctcctgagtagctgggacaacaggtatgcaccaccacactcggctaacttttgtatttttattataatagagacagagtgtcaccaagttgcccaggctggtcttgaactcctggcctcaagtgatctgtaggggatctcccaaagtgctaggattacaagcatgagccacccttGGCCTTGAACAAGGGGCTTTCCCTTTCTGAGCACTAagttcttcctctgtaaaataagaGGACTGGGCAGGATGGGCCTAAGGTCCTCCACTAAGTGCTTCGTATTGCCCTTGATTTGCACCATGACTTTGGTGGAACAAAAATCACAGGTAGAAACTTGCTGAtagatgaagagaaaaacaaaataaggtcAGGGATTTAATCCACTCATCAAAATATCATTTCACCCACCTGGAAAATGCAGGCTCCAAAAGGAACAAGAAAAGCCAGAATGTTTCCCATCTCCTCATGGGCAACCTAAAACAAATACAAGGAACACAAGGAAAGGGGTattcaaatggaagaaaacacTGACATAAAGCACGTTTCTCCGCCTTCCATCTCCTATGGTTGACAGTACAAAATCCCCGGCTGGGGGAGACACAAGTTCCTGTTTATGCACCAGGTCAGAACTAGCATACAACCGTTTTCAGCAGCCTGGTCATAGCACGTGCCTCCTGTCTTCAACCTGGAATGAGACGTCATCCCTCCACCTCTCAGAACCCTAAGCGTCTGTCAAGACCAAGCTTTTTCTAATTCCTCCCATTCCCAGGCACTGCCACCTCCTTAATGTTGCCACTACACACTGTTTGGGCCACAAGAGTCCCAAGGCAGGGAGGGACTATGTCTTAACTATCTTGCTGGCCAGGTACCTATTCTAATGTATACAAACAAACAGACGGTTGGTAAGCAGCTGGTTAAGAGCAATCATAATCAATCAGAGTAGAAATCACATCACACATTGATCAAATACAGGATGTGATAAGAGGCAACTACTACTCATGACACAGGCCTGCCGCCATTCTCCAAACAGGTCAGTCTCCATCAGTCTCCTGAGGTTCAGTACCAGTTATGCTTCAGACTTTATACCATGTGCATGACTGTGAACATGGTGGCTCTATCTTTAAAAGTAATATCTATCTGTTGATACTAATAATGGttctatacctttttttttgagacaaagtttctctcttattgcccaggctggagtgcaatggcgcgatctcggctcactgcaacctctgcctcctagtttcaagcaactctcccgcctcagcctcctgagtagctgggattataggcatgcgcctccatgccaggctaattttgtatttttagtagagatagggtttcagcatgttggccaggctggtctcgaactactgacctcaggtgatctacccgcctcaacctcacaaagtgctgggattacagatatgagccaccacactcagcctataCCTTCTTAAAGTATTTCAAatacttcaaaattttaaaactatttttaaaaagcactgaaaCAGTAAGTTCCTTTGAGATGAGCAGACCAGCGAAAGAACTTCCTAGTGATACATAGTTCATTGACAAGACACAAGGAAGGTGGCATCTGCATTATATAAATCAGATTACATGATAATATTTTCTCAGGTGAAAAAGAGCCTGAACCCTTAAAATGAGAGAATGAAACTTCCATCCTGGGTAAATAACCCAGTCCCTGGAGTAACTCCTGGGGTCCCAAGAGCCACAGGGTGGTCTAAGGTCCTTGCTGCAAATTCTCCATTTGTTACCAATATCTTGGCACACCCCTCTGGCCTCTTAGGACAAGAGACATAAAAAAGTAACTAATATAGTCATTCAACTtactacaaagaataaaatttagaataaaattcatattagaggctgggcgtggtggctcacgcctgtaatcctagcactttgggaggccgaggtgggtggatcacctgaggtcaagagttcaagaccagcctggccatgatggtgaaaccccatcttaaaaaaaaaaagaaaaaaaagaaaattcatattaGATTTGAAAAATTGTAATCTCAGTGTTTAATAACGTTATAGATAAAATCTATCTCTATCACTTTCTTCTGTCCTATGTCCTtcaatttaaactatttttttaaaaaaaggttaccTGTAAAGAATGTTCTGCAAGGTGAACTCCACGAATGAGATTCAGGGCGGCACACATGATGTTGAGAATGAGGGAGAGGATGCCCAGGGCTGTCACTGGTTCCATTCGGAAATTAGGAGcttcacaatgaaaaaaaaacaagtgtctagtgaaaataatttctatatgaaagaaaaataaagacatgaaCTAGACTTACACTAATGATAGGTTCACTatgttaaacacagaattataaACATGTTAATTATAAAAGCAGCAGCagttaaaggggaaaaaaggcaagaaatgaTGGACAGAATGGATGTGGGTACCTGAGGAAAGTTTCTTCCAGAAAAAGGCTCTATTCCAGGCAAGCACAGGTTTTTCAAGTACTTTCTATCTAAAGTAGTGGTTTTCAACCAGGGGCAATCTGCCCCCCAGTGGATATCTGGCAATGTCTGAAGTCATTTCTGGTTGTCACAACTAGAGACAggctgctactggcatctagtgggtagaggccaggaatgcttctaaacatcctacaatgaatgcacaggacagcctccaTAATAAAGAATTATCTGATGCAAAAACGTCAATAGGGATTAGGCTGAAAAATCCTAAAACAATTTCTGGGTCAGGCaaggtggtacacgcctataatgccagcactctgggaggctgaggcaggcaatagatcacttgagcccaggagttcaaaaccagcctgggcaacatagtgagaccctgtctctacaaaaaaaaaatacaaaaaattatccaggcatggtgacacatacctgtagttccagctacctgggaggctgaggtaggaggatcacctgagcctgggaggttgaggctgcagtaagccatgattacaccactgcactcaagcctgggcaacagagcaaaaccttgtctcaaaaaaaataaaaatgttcagatgcagtggctcacgcctgtaatctcagcactttgggaggctatggtgagagaatcacttgaagtcaggagttcaagaccagctgggcaacatggtgaaaccccatctctatcaaaaagaaatatacaaacacacacacacacaccccaaaattagccaggtgtagtcccagctactcaggaagctaaggtgggaggatagcttgagctgtggaggtggaggttgcagtaagcagagatcctACCACTCTACTTTAGccttgagacagagcaagaccctgtctcaaaaaaattaaataaataatacaatgtcTTATACTACCAGAGAGGACCAAGGCTTTATTTGTAATTGGTTGTGAAACGTTTAAAGCATTTCTATCATATGCCTCAACATTCAGCTTGTCCTCTTTCTGACAATGACAATATGCGATGTCACATGCACTTCTAGAGCAATTCACAgcaaatgcaattttttaaattctaaactaacaggaaagaaggaagcactGATTATTTAGGTTACAAGCTGTTTCTAGAACTATAGTTAgaacaaattttcattttctctgtaaagACAACCACTGAAATTGATTTTGGTTCACACAATTAACTGGGGTCCCTCCCATTGTCTCGCCATCCTCCTTTCTTGCCCTTATAtttcacacacacagaaatactaGCCACAATCCAACTATGCCTATTGTTAGTGTGTTAGAGTTTCCACTGAGCAATTCAAAGTTACTGTTGGAGCAGAATATGCTACCTGTGAAGAGTCTAACCTCAGGACAATAGGGTAAATCAATCACAGTAAAATGTCCTAGAAAGACGGGCAAGGTGACACTTTCTGGGTTTGTTCCTCTTGTCTaagtgtttaaaaacaaaatacagattaCAAAGATATGCCTGCACTCGTATATGATAAGGGAGAAGCTTGGAGCTCGATCACCCAGTCTTCCTTTTGCAAAAATTAAGTTTATTCTCAACATAAACTGGAACCACTTATTGACTGGCATGAGAGCCAATCCAAGTATTGGCTGAAACACATTAAACTAAAACACAGACTTAAGTCAGAACCATGAACATTTTTAATACATCACTTTTAAAATTCAAGCAATGACTTTAGCataaaacagttaaaaacaaaataattagacACTATAGTGAGACAGTTCTTTTAGCAAAGGATTCAGCTCTTATGCCACTACAGAATTCTTAGAACGTAAACATCcactattaaatattaatttaattgtaTGTAACAGTAAACAGGAATGCAAAACATCAGGCTTTGTTATGTGCTAAGCATTGAGTGGCTAATGATGGTAATGACAAAGTCATGGAATGTCAGGGCGCTGTGATCACATTCATTAAGACCTCTTTCTTCAGATGAGGACTCTGAAagccacagggacacagggagatcCCAGTTCTCAGGGAGAGCCAGACAGTGAGAACATCAGAAGCCCAGGCTCTGGCCCCTGCCAGCGCTCTATCCCCATTGCCCTCCCTCCAACCAGAAGAGCAGGGGTTTCAGATCTACAACATTTCACTAAATAATATGACGAGATAaggattctctctctgtctctgtctctgtctctctctctctctctctctatatatatataatatatctatacgtatatatacatatagatacaatatatctatacatatatatacgtatagatataatatatatatatacatatttacgtatagatatattatatattcacatatacccgtgtatatgtgtatatgtatactatatatatacacatatatgtgtatatatatatattttatatgtgtatatatataatacaaatctATACAGTTCAATAAGTAACttacagaaaagagaatgaatctTCTTTATAACATTTAAACTTATAGTTCTGTCAGAACAACTTggacttaataaataaataaatagataaaatttaaaaataacaaacttgccaggcacagtggctcacgcctgtaatctcagcactttgggaggccgaagcaggcggatcatgaggtcaggagttcaagaccagcctgtccaatatggtgaaacaccatttctactaaaaaatacaaaatttagccggacatggtggcacatgcctacagtcccagctacttggaaggctgaggcaggagaatcacttgaacccaggaggcagaggttgcagtgagccaagattgttccactgcactccaggctgggtgacagagtgagactctacctcaaaaattaataataataataataataataataaacttgtaGATTTcatcctaattaaaaaaataacctgccagctggacatggtagttcacacctataatcccatcattctgaaaggccgaggtgggaggatgatggcttgagcccaggagttcgaggccagcctgggaggtAACATAGGAAACCttgcctctatttaaaaaaaaaaaaaaaaagaagaagaagaaaaagaaaagaaaagatcctGCCAAATCACTCTTCAGCTCCTGATTTTCATCACAATAGCCTCCCTCAAACCAATCCACTGTCTTAAcagtcaatttttttcttttttgagacaggttctcattctgtcacccaggctaaagtgcagtggctcacaatcatggctcactgcagccttgactttctgggctcaggtgattctcccacctcagtctctggagtagctgggactacaggcacaagccaccacctctggctacttttttgtatttttgacagagatggcgtttctccatgttgcccaggctggtctcgaactctgggactcaagtcatctgcctgccttggcctcccaaagtgctaggattacaggcgtgagccttcgCACCTGGCCTGTAGTCAAATTTTTATAACAGCCACCAAGAAACAGGATTGGTCCATATTTTTCTCAGCACATTTTATGCCACTCCTTCTCCCCAAAAAACAGctttctagcaaaaaaaaaaataaataaaatcaatgtccATTTGAAAGACACAGTATCACTTCATCAACATCAGGGAACGGCAAGCTTACCAGGCTCCAAGTGCATCGGTGTGTGGCCGTTCATCACCCCATTTGCCACATCTGTGTCCTCCAGAGTGAGAACCACTGGAGGCTGCGACCTGAGCTCCTCATGAATTTTTTGCAGGCTGCTCTCCATCTGAGAGGAACTTACACAGTTAAAATGCCACTTCATTTTCTGAATGATGCTGTCTGCAAAAAGAGAGCCACACAAGTTCAGCATTTTCATCAGAATGGATATTATTAGACAATATGTACTAAATGaagttcacatttctttttttgaagatagTCTCACTGCTGACCACTATGGGGTctaatgcagtggcgtgatcacaactcactgcagccttgacctcctgggctcaagtgattctcccacctcagcctcccaagtagctgagaccacagatgtgtgccaccatacctggctaatttttttcatttttaaattatttttctgtagagacaagttctcattatattgcccaggctggtcttgaactcctgagctttgAGTAGCAATGCTCTCAGGCAGGGATCAACAAAATTTTCTTACAGTGccagttagtaaatattttaggctgctGGCtacatggtctctgtcacaactcaACTCTGCCGTCATAgggcaaaagcagccacagacaacatgtaaatgaatgagcataGCCATGTTCcacttttatttacaaaacaggtgGCTGGCAGCTG
This genomic stretch from Callithrix jacchus isolate 240 chromosome 17, calJac240_pri, whole genome shotgun sequence harbors:
- the SEC22C gene encoding vesicle-trafficking protein SEC22c isoform X1 — translated: MSMIFFACVVRVRDGLPLSASTDFYHTQDFLEWKRRLKTLGLRLAQYPGRGSAEGRDFSIHFSSFGDVACMAICSCQCPAAMAFCFLETLWWEFTASYDTTCIGLASRPYAFLEFDSIIQKMKWHFNCVSSSQMESSLQKIHEELRSQPPVVLTLEDTDVANGVMNGHTPMHLEPAPNFRMEPVTALGILSLILNIMCAALNLIRGVHLAEHSLQVAHEEMGNILAFLVPFGACIFQCYLYLFYSPARTMKVVLLLLFICLGNVYLHGLRNLWQILFHIGVAVLSSYQILTRQLQEKQSDCGV
- the SEC22C gene encoding vesicle-trafficking protein SEC22c isoform X3 → MSMIFFACVVRVRDGLPLSASTDFYHTQDFLEWKRRLKTLGLRLAQYPGRGSAEGRDFSIHFSSFGDVACMAICSCQCPAAMAFCFLETLWWEFTASYDTTCIGLASRPYAFLEFDSIIQKMKWHFNCVSSSQMESSLQKIHEELRSQPPVVLTLEDTDVANGVMNGHTPMHLEPAPNFRMEPVTALGILSLILNIMCAALNLIRGVHLAEHSLQVAHEEMGNILAFLVPFGACIFQNKNGPFYV
- the SEC22C gene encoding vesicle-trafficking protein SEC22c isoform X2, whose product is MSMIFFACVVRVRDGLPLSASTDFYHTQDFLEWKRRLKTLGLRLAQYPGRGSAEGRDFSIHFSSFGDVACMAICSCQCPAAMAFCFLETLWWEFTASYDTTCIGLASRPYAFLEFDSIIQKMKWHFNCVSSSQMESSLQKIHEELRSQPPVVLTLEDTDVANGVMNGHTPMHLEPAPNFRMEPVTALGILSLILNIMCAALNLIRGVHLAEHSLQVAHEEMGNILAFLVPFGACIFQKTSLRDHGHSQWQFPGAVFEDCRIAQFHLTPSDVLLGGELLPWRAHSLPL